TACAATAAccaaaatacatattaattattcttttttttctttgacataGTTTACAATAGTTATTcaataaattctaaatcattcATAAATATCTGTCAGATTTTACTATTGTAGTTTCGTACATATTTACCGTTAATCCCAAATGGCCGGTTGTAaatatcaatacaattaaaacagcagccCTTTTTCAGACTTCCCCTTAAACTTTCAAACTATTTACTGATACATGCCACTgcctattaattaattaaaaaatgaaattctCGATTTCTTCTATTCAGAAATAAATTCTCGATTTCTTCCAtctcaacaaaaatatattttcgttGTAACTTAATATATCTTAACAAACTGAATATGATAGATTTCTCTAACCAATTATATCTACAATTATTTATATCCTTAGAATATGCttaatattttccattttaattgTATCGATTATCCTCTTTCTACTTCGACTACATATCCTATATAAATATCAATGTCAAACACAACAATTCTATTCATTCAAAACCTCTCAACTGTTTTCGGTGCTCTACAATAATGGAGTCCTTAATCGAAATCAGCAACTTGAGTGATCTTAATCTTTTCAAATCTACATGTCGAGTCCATGTTAAAGTTCTTCATACATGGGAGTTTATCAATCTTACAAATGGTTCTTCTCTTGAGATGGTTTTAACAGACGAAACCGTAAGCTCTGCTCACAAACCTTTCGTTTTTAAAATAGcaaaacttttaatatatgaaCTGAGTGCATCTTTTATTGTTTCATGATTTAGGGTGTTAAAATCCATGCGAGTTGCAAAAGTTCATTAATCCAGCGACTCCAGATGCATTTTCGTGTTGGAAAGTGGATAGTTATTACTAAATTTCACTTAAGTCCAGCATCTGGGGTTTACAGATACACCAACCATGTTTACAAAATGCAATTCGGGGATCAGACTACTGTTACTGATTCTGATATGCGATGCAACAACATGTTCCTTGATCTTAAGGATTTTGCCACCATTTTGAATGGTTCACTTGACACACGCTATCTTAttggtattgtttttttttaaaaatacattaacgtatgttatgatttatatataactgTTTTATTCTATGACAGACGTGATTGGTCAGGTAATGGACTTTGGCGGTGTGGATATTGTTAATCATGCAAGGAAAGAAGTGACCAAGATGGTGTTTACTCTAAGAGATGGCAGGTACgtatttttaattgtattgatttatttgtataactataaaatttaaagtttatatgttttgttataatCTCAGTGACAGACGAGTTAGATGCTGCATTTTTGGGAAGTTAGCTGAAGTTTTGATCCAAGAAcaaaaacaaccaaataatggggATATTTGTTTGATCCGATATGCTAAGCTCAACAACTACACACATGGTAttgataattaaatatattttaaaaagtctttGATGATTATATTATATCGTTAGTATTGTTTTTCTCACACATGTTATATTGTCCAGATGAGTTACAAGTATCCAATGCATTTGATTCTTCTCTGGTGATGCTAAACCCAGCAATCAACGAAGTGGAAGAACTAAAACAGATGTTAGTTTTGAATAACCTAAAGTACTTATTTTCTTCTCTGACTTTTGATAgtaatgaattaattttttatatattttactgttTTCTACTTATAGGGTTCATGCTGATGATAACTCCGTGAATATGTACCAACATGTTGGAAAGATTCACAACCAATCAAAGCGCATTAAATGGTCACAGTTTCCTTTCAAAACCATTCAGGAAATGAAACACACAGATAAGGTTTTTTGTTGAGTCTGTAATACTTACAGTGTGATTGATCGCAATATGTTCTgacaaatatatattgttttgtagGATGCCAAATGCCGAATAATTTGCACTGTTTATGCCATTGATACATTGAGAGGATGGTATTATTGTGCTTGTGTGGTATGCAACAGGCAGGTTCTGAAAACGAGGATTGTCTATGATGACATGGATTCTCCAAGCTGGTTTTGTGATTTTTGCCATCTCACTGTTACTAAAATTAAGCCAAGGTCATTTGTTGTGTATTTTAGCTttggatttaatttttttgatttttaaacaaTTCTAATGCGTTTAAATTttttccaaacaaaaataatcttTTCAGGTACAAATTGGATTTGCTTGTGCAGGATCAGACTGGTGAATCCAAAATTACACTTCAAGATCCAGTTGCTACATCTATTGTGAAATATTCTGCTGCAAAAATCGTAAATGTTTTGTCTGAtgtaagatatatttttaattttttaaataggcaaaaatattatttatttttgataccTGGCAtataattgaatttttattaacaGAATGGAGATCCAGATGTGTTACCGGCTGAACTTGTGGACATTGTGGGCAAAACATATGGTTTTGGTATCTCAGTTGATGAATTGGAAAAATTCAATGCTTTAAAAGTTTGGAATCTGAATGATATTATGTGGAAGAGAATCAAAGCAGTTCACCAGATGTCGATTAGTTCAAGGAAAAAGCAATGCACCAATGTGATCAAGATTGAAGACAAAGATCATACTGAAGACACAGATTAGTGtgctgttttatttttaatttctaaatgtctattggttttatgttttttaggGTTAGTGCATCtattttatgtcttgatttatttctattgtttttttaaaccttggttttcagtttttcattgggaataaaataataatttcgattttatataggaaaacaataaataaaaacgaGTCTGTTATGATACAATAACCAGTAAAAAATCTATATCACTAAGCATATTATCTCCATTTTCCTAACTAACcagattcagttccattcctAATGCATTTCTAACATTTTATCCTTATAATAAACCGGACATACCTTAATTTTGGATTGTAACATGTCGCATGTCAAAATTGTATTGATATTCCGCTTTTATATTTCTTCAATAAGATTCCCTGCAACCTATTTACACATTATATAACACACACTTAGATAAAACCTGAGATTATTGTTATCACATAAATCagaatataatacaatttagtGCTTTTGAGTCAGAATTTACAATAATATTgtgttataacttataaaaataCCCAATTTAAACGAAAAAATGATTTGCAAATCTTTCAACTAATAGATAACAGATCTTATGCTCTTATCAAAACATAGATCTTTTATCAATCATTTAACTGAACTGTTAAGATCTTATCATCATAACAACCAACTTGAAATTGAAGAATCATATCTCAGCATTATTGGGAATATTCTAACgactatttattatattctgATTCATCCAActataaagatttttattttgaaaataatatctGATACCCATGGCTTTCTCTAATCTATTTATTTGCTATATATACATACTATTCGACATTAGCAATCTTACACCGTGAGAGAAACAAACTCTTAAGATAATGAAAGCTACTCCAAAACTATCATACCTGTCTGACATCAGGCCATTCAAACCTGAATGGTGGGTTCAAGTCAAAGTTATTCATATCTGGAAACAACAGAGTGATTATGGTGAGACCATGGAAATCATTTTTGCTGATAAGaaggtaaattatttttatatgcttCATTTTTACAATCAAAGCAGCATTACAAAGagtgatataaattatataactctAACCTATAAATCTCTGTTTTCAATGATCTAGGGGAACAAAATTCAAGCAACATGCAAGAAAAACTATTTGCTTAGTTTGGGAAAAGAATGCCGTATGGGTGAATGGATAAACATAGAAAATTTTCAGGTAACTTCAGCAGGAGGAGCATTCCGACCTACCAATCACGCTTACAAGCTGACGTTCATGAAGTTCACCTCCATTGCGCCGTATGAATACACTAATAACGATATGTTCCTGGATTTAGTGGATTTCGACAAAATATTGAGTGGAAAGCTAGACAACAATTTTTTGATTGgtatgtttatatttatttttatctcattttttttgtttaatcattatttatttatataacttctgtttttgttttataaagatGTTGTGGGTCAAGCCATAGATATTGGTGAAAAGATAACTCTGCAATGTAAAGGtgggaaagaaagaaagaagattgAATTCACTCTAAGAGACATTAAGTAAGTATTAGTAAAATAATGacattgatttttaattttttctggaTGCAAACtaattttcatgtatttttaGTGATGAACGCATCCCATGTTGTTTTTGGGAGAATTTTGCTGATACTCTGGAATCCTATTCAGAAGATGCACAATTTGGAGTGGTTGTGTGTTTGATCCGATTTGCGAAAATTGGATCATTTAGAAGTAAATATcttaactatatttattttataactttaatctttatatttaaagagttgactttttatatttaacgttcatcatttgtttttatttgtgtgTTTAGATCAACTCCAACTTTCAAATGCTTTTGATACCTCCCAAATAATGTTCGATCCACCAATTGATGAGAGTGATGCTTTGAAAGAAATGTAAGTTGTTCGATGTTATTTATGCAAATGTATATGTCAGGTTTAATATCATCTTCTAATTATATGTCAAACTCTCCAGGTTTAAGTGTGATCCAGCAAACATGTCAATGGTTGAATCTAACGAGTTTGACAAACAGTTGATTCGTGAACCTAATAAGGTTATCAAAATTGACAGCTGGATCAGTATGAAGATAAAACCGTTGCTGAACTTGTGGCTTCTGTACAGGTTTATTAACAACTTTTATGATAACTACaacatttatttataatgtaaattatttttactttgtCTACACAGGTTGGTAAATGCAAGGTTGTGTGTACCATCTATGCTATAGATACGGATTTTGGTTGGTACTACTTTGGATGTGATCTGTGCAACACAAAAACTTTTAAAGTACATCAAAGATACCTTACATCTGGGAAGGAATTGGCAGCCCCTATGTTTTGGTGTGAGAAATGCAATGCAAATGTTACTAATGTAACTCCGAAgtaagtaaatttattttattgttggaGATTTCATTACTATTCCATTtttatagttatataataaatttattttattatgtccAGGTTTAAACTTCACTTGCTGCTTAAAGATAATACAGGAACTACCAAATTCATGTTGCTTGATACTATTGCTAATGGAATTATAGCTGAAAGTGCTGCGAAAATTCTAAAGGGATCATTCAAAGAGGTAAAATCAATCTCATttatatttaggtatatatgaatgtttttaataaaattcaaatataagttaaatgtgatttttttaatagattgagGATCCCGAGCTTTTGCCTCAGTCACTTAAAGATGTCATTGGAAAAACTTTTAAGTTCGGTGTGTGCGTTGAAAAAAATAACGTGTCTTATGGAGCTGAGTGTTACAAGGTTTCTAAAGTTTGGTCTGTAAGCAACATGCTAATGGTTGATTCACAATCAGAGACTAAATCTGCACGAGAAATCACCCTCACTGGTGATGAGGTACTTAATATCTTTATCAAACTCTTT
This genomic stretch from Raphanus sativus cultivar WK10039 chromosome 3, ASM80110v3, whole genome shotgun sequence harbors:
- the LOC130509738 gene encoding replication protein A 70 kDa DNA-binding subunit A-like, translated to MESLIEISNLSDLNLFKSTCRVHVKVLHTWEFINLTNGSSLEMVLTDETGVKIHASCKSSLIQRLQMHFRVGKWIVITKFHLSPASGVYRYTNHVYKMQFGDQTTVTDSDMRCNNMFLDLKDFATILNGSLDTRYLIDVIGQVMDFGGVDIVNHARKEVTKMVFTLRDGSDRRVRCCIFGKLAEVLIQEQKQPNNGDICLIRYAKLNNYTHDELQVSNAFDSSLVMLNPAINEVEELKQMVHADDNSVNMYQHVGKIHNQSKRIKWSQFPFKTIQEMKHTDKDAKCRIICTVYAIDTLRGWYYCACVVCNRQVLKTRIVYDDMDSPSWFCDFCHLTVTKIKPRYKLDLLVQDQTGESKITLQDPVATSIVKYSAAKIVNVLSDNGDPDVLPAELVDIVGKTYGFGISVDELEKFNALKVWNLNDIMWKRIKAVHQMSISSRKKQCTNVIKIEDKDHTEDTD